Within the Luteimonas sp. JM171 genome, the region CGGCGGATTGGTCGCCAGGATCTCCAGCGCGCGGTCCATGCGCCCGCGGCCGCGGAAGTCCGGGGTCAGGATCTCGACCTTGGTGCCCGGGGTCTTTTCCCGGATCGCGCCGATGCAATCGACGAAGTGCTGGGCGCCGCCGTCGCGCAGGTCGTCGCGGTCCACGCTGGTCACCACCACGTACTTCAGGTCCATGTCGGCGACGGTTTCGGCCAGGCGCCGCGGCTCGTCCGCGTCGGGCGGCATGGGCCGGCCGTGGGCCACGTCGCAGAAACTGCAGCGGCGGGTGCACACGTCGCCCAGGATCATGAAGGTCGCCGTGCCGTGGCCGAAGCACTCATGGATGTTGGGGCAGCTCGCGTCCTCGCACACCGTGACCAGGCGGTTTTCGCGCAGCTTGGACTTGAGCGCGGCCACCGCCCCGTTGGAGGGAATCCGCACCCGGATCCACGACGGCTTGCGCAGCACCGGGGCATCGACGAACTCCACCGGCGAGCGCGCGATCTTGTCCGCCGCCACCTGCCGCGCTCCCGGCCGCAGGCTTCCGGCGGGCGCCTCGGGCGCAATCACCTGCATGGGAATGGACTTGTCAGCGGGGGACTTCATGGCTTGGAACCGTACGTCGAGCAGGCCCGCCATTGTAGACCAGCGCCTGACGGGGCCCGCCCCGGCGATGGAACAGCCCGGGGCGCTGGCCGCAACGCCGGCGGCTCAGGCGGCGGCGGCGAGATCCGGCAGCCCGTCCCCGGGCTGCAGCGTGAGGCCGAGCTGGCGCGCCATCTGCTCCATCAGCACCGGCTTGGCCGCGTCCAGGCCCGACGGCCCGCCCAGGTCGGCCACCGACGCCACCGCCATGCCGGCGTAGCCGCAGGGGTTGATGCGAGCGAAGGGCTCCAGGTCCATGGCGACGTTGAAGGCCAGCCCATGGAAGGTGCAGCCGCGACGCACGCGGATGCCCAGCGCCGCCACCTTGGCCCCCGCCACGTACACCCCGGGGGCGCCGTCGCGGCGGGCGGCCTCGATGTTCCACTCGGCCAGCGCATCGATCACCGCCTGCTCGATGCGGTGCACGTATTCGCGCACGCCGATCTTCAGCCGGCGCAGGTCCAGCAGCGGATAGGCCACCAGCTGGCCCGGCCCGTGGTAGGTGACCTGGCCGCCACGGTCCACGTGCAGGACGGGAATGTCCCCCGCGCCGAGGATGTGTTCAGTGCGGCCGGACTGGCCGAGGGTGAACACCGGATCGTGCTCGACCAGCCAGATCTCATCCGGGCAGTCGCCATCGCGTCCATCGGTGAAGCGCTGCATGGCGCGCCATACCGGCTCATACGGTTGGCGGCCCAGGTCGCGCACCCGCGCGGGCGGCAGCGCCACTTCCAGCGCCCCGCTCACAGCGTCCACTTCACCTGCGGATGCTGGCGGACCGCCTCGTGCGCGGCCTCGTACTGTTCGCGCGAGACCGCGCGGAACGACATCCGCACCGACACGTAGTTGCCCGCGCGCGAGGCCCGCAGCGCGAGCGATCCCTCCACCACCCGCACGCCGGCCGAGGCCAGCAGCCCGGGCATCTCGTTTTCAAGGCCTGCGTCGGAGGGCCCCATCGCGGTGATCTCGAACTCACCGGGGAACTGGAAGCCGTGTTCGGGATTGTCGGATTTGATTGCCATCGGCCAATTATGGGGACCGCTGCGGCCTTTCCCAAGCAGGCGGATCCCGCCTGCCTGTCCGTCCGCGGCCTGGAATCTCGTGTACGCAGGTGTCATCCACCATCCAGAACCCGCCATGTCACCCTGCCTGAAGATTTCACTTCCCCTGGCCCTGCTCGCCGGGCTGTTCGTTTGCGCACCGGCTGCGGCCCAGCGCGCCCAGGCCGAGCGCGCCCAGCGCACCGCGGAGATCCCGGTCTGCAGCCAGAGCCTCGGCGCGATCGCGGTGGACGAGCCGCCGGGCCGGAACTGGTGGTCCGGCCAGCAGCTGTCCTCGCCCTCAGCCCTGATCAAGCTGTTCGTGAACCGCTCGCGCTGCTTCACCCTGGTGGACCGCGGGCGCGGCAT harbors:
- the lipA gene encoding lipoyl synthase, whose translation is MKSPADKSIPMQVIAPEAPAGSLRPGARQVAADKIARSPVEFVDAPVLRKPSWIRVRIPSNGAVAALKSKLRENRLVTVCEDASCPNIHECFGHGTATFMILGDVCTRRCSFCDVAHGRPMPPDADEPRRLAETVADMDLKYVVVTSVDRDDLRDGGAQHFVDCIGAIREKTPGTKVEILTPDFRGRGRMDRALEILATNPPDVFNHNLETVPDLYRNVRPGADYQWSLTLLQKFKAQHPHLPTKSGIMLGLGETMEQVQQTLRDLRAHDVDMVTIGQYLQPSAHHHPVLRYWTPEEFKALEEYGMALGFTHVASGPLVRSSYHADRQAIEAGVAA
- the lipB gene encoding lipoyl(octanoyl) transferase LipB, with amino-acid sequence MDAVSGALEVALPPARVRDLGRQPYEPVWRAMQRFTDGRDGDCPDEIWLVEHDPVFTLGQSGRTEHILGAGDIPVLHVDRGGQVTYHGPGQLVAYPLLDLRRLKIGVREYVHRIEQAVIDALAEWNIEAARRDGAPGVYVAGAKVAALGIRVRRGCTFHGLAFNVAMDLEPFARINPCGYAGMAVASVADLGGPSGLDAAKPVLMEQMARQLGLTLQPGDGLPDLAAAA
- a CDS encoding DUF493 family protein yields the protein MAIKSDNPEHGFQFPGEFEITAMGPSDAGLENEMPGLLASAGVRVVEGSLALRASRAGNYVSVRMSFRAVSREQYEAAHEAVRQHPQVKWTL